CAGCGAATCGAAGAAGTCGAAGATGATCTCGGCCATCGGCAGGGTGTAGCGGAGTTCCACGCGGGTCTCCGACAGGTAGTCCATGCCGCCGAGCTCGCCGCGACGCGACTGGCAGAGTTCCATGATGGCGCCGATGAACTCGCTCGGCGCGATCACGGTGGTCTTGACGACCGGCTCGTAGATGTGGCGGGTCTTGCCCTCCGGCCAGTCCGACGGGTTGGTGACGATGTGCTCGGAGCCGTCCTCCATCACGACGCGGTACACCACGTTGGGTGCGGTCGAGATGAGGTCGAGGTTGAACTCGCGCTCGAGACGCTCGCGGGTGATCTCCATGTGGAGCAGACCCAGGAAGCCGCAACGGAATCCGAATCCCAGCGCCACCGACGTCTCCGGCTCATAGGTGAGCGCGGCGTCGTTGAGTTGCAGCTTCTCCAGCGCCTCACGGAGGACCGGATAGTCCGACCCGTCCATCGGGTACAGACCCGAGTAGACCATCGGTCGCGGTTCGCGGTAGCCGGTGAGCGCTTCGCTCGCGCCGTTGCGCGCACTGGTGACGGTATCGCCGACCTTCGACTGTCGGACGTCCTTCACGCCGGTGATGAGGTAGCCGACCTCGCCGACGCCGAGGCCCTGGGTGGCCTTCGGCTCCGGCGACACGATGCCCACCTCGAGCAGTTCGTGCGTCGCACCGGTCGACATCATCTGGATCTTCTCGCGCGGCACGATCTTGCCGTCGACGACACGGACGTAGGTGACCACGCCGCGGTAGGTGTCGTAGACCGAGTCGAAGATCATCGCGCGTGCCGGGGCGTCGGCGTTCCCGACGGGGGCGGGCACCTTGCGGATGACCTCGTCGAGCAGTTCGCCGACGCCGACGCCGGTCTTGCCGGACACCCGCAGGACGTCCTCGGGCTCACAGCCCACGATGTGGGCGAGCTCGGCGGCATACCGCTCGGGGTCGGCCGCGGGAAGGTCGATCTTGTTCAGGACCGGGATGATGGTGAGGTCGTTCTCCATCGCCAGGTACAGGTTGGCGAGCGTCTGCGCCTCGATGCCCTGCGCGGCGTCGACGAGGAGAACCGCACCTTCACACGCCTCGAGCGCACGGGACACCTCGTAGGTGAAGTCGACGTGACCGGGTGTGTCGATGAGGTGCACGACGTAGTCGTCACCGTCGAGCTGCCACGGCAATCGCACGTTCTGCGCCTTGATGGTGATGCCGCGCTCACGCTCGATGTCCATGCGATCGAGGTACTGCGCCCGCATCTGGCGCTCTTCCACGACACCGGTGAGCTGCAGCATCCGGTCGGCCAGCGTCGACTTTCCGTGGTCGATGTGGGCGATGATGCAGAAGTTCCGGATGCGCGCCGGGTCGGTGAAGGTCTGGTCGGCGAAGGTGGGAATTGGAACTACTCCTCGAGGATGGACACGTACGTTGACCACCATGTTCTCATGAGCGCCGCGAATGGTGCCCAAGCGGATGGCGGGGCGCTACCGTGGCAGCCGTGACAGCCGAGCCCGCCGAGTCGAAAAAGCCGGCGACCACCATCACCACCGTCGAGGCCGAGGACGTCGCCGCCGACGTGCACCGTCCGGACGGCACTCCCCGCGCCACGATCGTCCTGGCGCACGGCGCGGGCGGCAACCGCGACGCGGTCATCCTGCGCGCGTTCGCCGACGAACTCGCTTCACGCGGCTACGTCGTCGCCCGAATCGACCTTCCCTATCGCCGGCGCCGGCCCAAGGGACCGCCGAGCCCCTCGACATCGCCGGCCGACCGCGACGGCATCCGCGCCGCCTGCGCGAGGTTCCGCAACGAGTCCGACGGCCCGCTGTTCGTCGGCGGCCACTCCTACGGCGGGCGTCAGGCGTCGATGGCGGTCGCCGAGGACGGCACCGACCTCGCCGACGGCCTCCTCCTCAGCTCCTATCCCCTGCACCCGCCGGGCAAGCCCGACCGGTTGCGCACCGAGCACCTGCCGTCGATCACCGTGCCGACCCTCGTCGTCCACGGCAGCACCGACCCGTTCGGCACCACCGAGGAGATGGCCGCGGCCATCGGCCTGATCGACGCGCCGACGCGGATCGTCGAACTCGAGAAGGTCGGCCACGACCTGAACCCGAAGAGGAAGCCGACCGCGCAGCTGACCGCCGACGCGGTCGACGAGTTCCTGATGGAAGAATCTCGGGCGTGACGAGCCGCAACATCCGGTCCCGCTTCCGCCCCACCGCCGAGGTCGCCCGCACGATCAGCTACCACCCCGAACTCGACGGCGACGCCGACCCCGGCGAGATCGTGTGGACCTGGGTCGCCTACGAGGACGACCCCAGCCAGGGCAAGGACCGCCCGGTGCTCGTCGTCGGCCGTGACGCCAACGCGCGCACGGCCGACGACGTTCTCGGACTCATGCTGTCCAGCAAGGACCATCACCAGGATGACGACGACTGGTTCGCCGTCGGCACCGGAAGCTGGGACTCACAGAACCGGCCGAGCTTCGTCCGCCTCGACCGCGTCCTCGTCGTCGACTCCGACGGCATCCGACGCGAGGGCGCCATCCTCGACCGTCGCCGCTTCGACGCGGTCGCCGACGAACTCAGGTCGCGCTTCGGCTGGCGCTGAGCACTCCCCTACGGCTGAGCACTCCCCTACGCCAGCCGCGTGATCTCCACGACGACGTCGAGATCCGTTGCGCCGCCGCCGGTGTAGACACCCTTGAGCGGCGATACGTCCGCGTAGTCGCGGCCGACGCCGACCGACACGTGCTGTTCGGTGATCGGGGTGTCGTTGGTCGGGTCGTAGCCCCACCAGCCACCGGTCCAGGCCTCGATCCATGCGTGGCTCTGACCCTGGACCGTCTTGTCGATCGCGGCATTCGGCTTCGGGTGCAGATACCCCGACACATAGCGGGCCGGAATCCCCAGGCCGCGCAACATCACCAGGGTGAGGTGGGCGTAGTCCTGGCAGACACCCTTGCGTTCGTTCCACGCGTCGACGGCGGTGGTGTGCACGCCCGTGGTGCCGGGGACGTACTCCATCTCCTCGTGGACGTATCGGGACAGCGCCTCGACCGTCTCCCCCGGGGTGAGCCCCTTGGCGACCTTCTTCGCCGCTGCGATCAACTGCCGGTTCTTCGGCACATAGGTCGTGTTGGAGAGCATCTCGTCGTAGCGATCCATGGTGGCCTCACTACGGATGTCCTCCCACGACGCCTGGTCTTCCTCGGCCGGACGCTGTCCGGCGTCGGTCTCGACGACCGACATGCCCGACACCTCGAGCTCCTCGTGCGGTGCGTGGAGGTCGAAGGCGGTGACCGCGGTACCCCAGTAGTCGGTGTAGCGGTACGACCTGGTGGCCGGGACGGTCTCGACACGATTGACGATCACGTTCTGCCGGGCATCACTGCGGGGCGTGATCCGGGCCTCGTTGTACGAGGAGGTGACGGGACTGTGGTACGCGAAACCGGTCGAATGGACGACGCGCAGACGCCAGCTCACAGTTCACTCTCCTCGATGACTTGGTTGTCGCTGACGCGGGTGTCGGCCCACGAGACGTACGGCGACACATGGAAGTACTGCTTGGTGACCGCCTCGTTGACGGCACGGCAGGTGTCCTGCAGATCGACGAGCCGCTCCTGCAGTCCGTCGAGCAGCTCGCCGGGTTCGAGGAACTCCAGCGAACTCCGTGCCCGGCCGAGCAGCAGCTGGGCCTCGGCCTGCGCGCCGACGCGGCTGGGCCCCTTCTCGAGCTGGCCGAGGTTGCGTTCGGCGACGCTGAGCGCGTGAAAGATCGACCGCGGGAACAGACGGTCGAGCAGGATGAACTCGACGATGTTCTCCGCGTCGAGGACGCCGCGGTAGGTGCGCAGGAAGGTGTCGTGGCCGCCGGCAGACACCAGCACGTTGACCCAGGCCGGCGACGACGTGCGATCCCCCGCACGCGACAACAGCATTCGGATCGTCATGTCGACCCGTTCCACGGAACGGCCGAGCAGCAGGTAGCGGTAGCCGTCGTCGTGGCTGAGGGTGGCGTCGGCGAGACCGGCGAACATGGCCGCCCGGTTCTTCACATACGAGAGGAACTCGTGCGGACCGAGCCGGCGCGAGCGGCGTTCGGCGGCGTCGAGTCCGTTGTAGGTGGTGTTGAGACACTCCCACAGCTCACTCGACGTGACTTCCCGTGCGCCGCGGGCGTTCTCACGCGCGGCGCGGATGAGGTCGACGATCGACCCGACCGCGTCGGCGTCGTAGGCCACCCGTTCCGTCAGCGACCACACGTCGAGTTCCTCGTCGGTCTCCGGCGCCTCGAGCCCGAGCACCTGGATGATCAGGCGCGCCTGCTGGTCGACGTCGACGGTGGTGTCCTCGAGCAGCTGGTGGACCGCGACGTCGAGGATGCGCGCCATGTCGTCGGCGCGTTCCACGTACCTGCCGATCCAGTACAAGGATTCGGCGTTGCGCGCCAACATCATCGGGGGTCACCTCCCTGCTGCTGAGTCATGCCGACGAGACCTTGGGACTGCTTGCCCGGTGACCGCGACCGGGAGGACGCGCCCTGTTGTTGCTGTTGGGTCTGGGTGTGCACCGGGTCGGGGGCATTGTCGGCGGGCCGGGCCGCGGCGACGCCACTGGTGGTGACCACCTTCGCGCCGGAGAGTTCGCGTTCGGCCTCCGACGTCCGGCTGGCGAGCACCCAGGTGTCCTTGGAACCACCTCCCTGGCTGGAGTTCACCACCAACGATCCCTCCGGCAGGGCGACGCGAGTGAGGCCACCGGGCAGGACCCAGACCGACTCGCCGTCATTGACGGCGAACGGACGCAGGTCGACGTGACGGGGGCGGATCTCGTTGCCGATCTTCGTCGGCACCGTCGACAGCTGCACGACGGGTTGTGCGATCCAGCCGCGCGGGTCGTTACGCACCTTGCGGGCCAGGGTGTCCAGCTCCGCCTTGGTGGCCTCGGGCCCGAAGACGATTCCGTATCCACCCGATCCCTCAACGGGTTTCACGACGAGCTCGTCGATGCGGTCGAGGACCTCCTCGCACTCCTCGGGAAGCCAGCAGCGCAGGGTGTCGACGTTCTGCAGACTCGGCTTCTCACCGAGGTAGTACTCGATGATCTCCGGGACGTAGGTGTAGATCAGCTTGTCGTCGCCGACGCCGTTGCCGACCGCGCTCGAGATGACCACGTTGCCGGCGCGGGCCGCATTGAGCAGTCCGGCGACACCCAGCATCGAATCGGGGCGGAACTGCATCGGGTCGAGGAAGTCGTCGTCGATGCGGCGGTAGATGACGTCGACGCGTTGTTCGCCCTCGGTGGTGCGCATGTAGACGACGTTGTCGCGGCAGAACAGATCTCGACCCTCGACGAGCTCGACGCCCATCAGGCGTGCGAGGAGCGAGTGTTCGAAGTACGCGGAGTTCGCCACGCCCGGGGTGAGCACGACGATGTTCGGGTCGGCCTCGTTGAACGCCGCCGACGCCCGCAGGGCACGCAGCAGGTGGCTCGGATAGTCGGCGACCGCACGGACGCGGTGCTTGGAGAAGAGATCAGGGAACACGCGAGCCATCGCACGGCGGTTCTCGAGCACGTACGAGACACCAGACGGCGACCGCAGGTTGTCCTCGAGGACCCGGAAGTCACCGTTCTCGTCACGGATCAGGTCGATTCCGGCGACGTGGATGCGAACGCCGTTGGGCGGCCGGATGTTTGCGGCCTGCCGGTGGAAATGCTCACAGGAGTGGACGAGCCGCTTCGGCAGCACGCCGTCGCGCAGGATCTCCTGCTCGCCGTAGATGTCGTCGAGGAACAGCTCGAGGGCCTGCACCCGCTGGGTGATACCCGCTTCGAGTTTGCTCCATTCACCGGCCGAGATCACGCGCGGCACAACGTCCAACGGGAAGGGGCGTTCCTTGCCGGACAGCGAGAAGGTCACACCCTGATCGAGGTACGCGCGGCCCAGGGCCTCGACGCGGGCCTCGACCAGGTCGGACGAGTCCTCGTCCGCCATCGCCTTGTAGATGCCGCGATAAGGGGTGCGCACATCCCCCGAGGCATCGAACATCTCGTCAAATGCCTTGCCGTACGGGCCTTTTGAGTACCCGCCGAAGTTCCCGGTGAAGTTCTCTTCACCGCTCGACTTGCCGGACCTGCCTCCCGACCCCGAACTCTTCGACGATCCGGAGCGGCCCGAGGCCGCCTTCCCGGACGAGCTCGACGTCGTTGTCTTCGCGGATGCGGACTTACGCGCCACCTTCTTGGCGGGCGTACTTGTCGATGCGGGGGTCATAAATTGCCATGGTGCCGCATAACCGCGAAATCGGCACGACGGTTGGCAGACCGTGTCGTGCGCACTGCGCGCCGGCGCCTCAGAGCGAGCGTCGCATCGCGAGGGCGCGGCGCTTGACCCGCCGCAGGACATTGGCTGCGCGCGTCTTCACCGGCGGTCCGACCTTGGGCAGCGGAGCGGCGAGGACCATCGAGGCGATCGTGTCGAGAGCCACGTCGAGCACCTCCCGGTCGGACGGCATCGGCGCGTCGGCGGCGGCACCGTCCGGCGACACGTCGAGGTCGGCAAGGTCACCCGCTACGTCGTATCCCGCGCTGCGTACGGCCTCCACCATCGTGGCCGCCTGCGCGGCGGCCCACTGCCGGTGCTTGACCGTCAACCCCTGGGGTGCGCCCGAGCGTGCCTCGAACAGGATCTCGCCGATCACCTGCCCCTTGATGATGCGTTCGTAGCGGCGCCATTCGATGGTCTCCGGCTGCAGGCGCTGGTTCAGACCGCGGAGGAACTCGGCCTGCGACGCCGACAGCGAACTGTTGAGGCTGGGCACCGGGATGTTCAACGGTGCCGGGTCGACCTCCATCACGCGGAGGAAGCGATCCCAGAGGCCGTCACCCGGCTCCGGACGACCGCGCGGCACGGTCACCACGTGGACGCGTTCGGGTCCGACGAACTTCGCCCACTTCGCGAGGATGCCGACGTGGTTCTGGAACTCCCAGAACGGTTCGTCCTCGACAAGCGGACCGGCACCGTCTGCGGACGCCTCGCCCACCGCGTTCGACTCGGCCGCGAACGCGACCGCGTCCACGAACTCGTCGAAGGAGGCACGGCGCTGGTTCTTGACGTTCTCCTGCCAGACCGACGGGAGCTGGCGGGCGAGGTCGCGCACGGTCGCGATGACGTGGACCTCGTCGGCGAACGACAGATCGGCCACAAGCCGCTCGATCTGGTCGTTCGTCGCGGTGCTGTAGAGCTCATGCGACAGCAGCGAGGTCTGCGGCCAGGCCCGCATCTGCCCGAGCAGTTTGGGCCACACCCCGGAGAAGGCCGGGTCGGCCCAGTCGAGGTAGCGCTCCGGCTGGAGGTGGACGGCGGCGTGGAAGTGATCGGAGATCACATTGCCCGGGTAGAGCAACCCTGACGTCTGTAACGCCAGGTCACGGTTGCGCCAGAGTCGATCCTGCAGGTGCGTTGTGCCGGTCTTGGGAAGGCCGATGTGTACGTAAACGACGGACATGATGACTCGAGCCTAGACTTTTGCCCACGATGATTCTTTTCGGCGCGCATCGGCCCGCCGACGGATTTTGGGCTGACTGATCCCGGCTGGTAATGTTGTCCGCTGTTGCGGTGACGCCGTGAAGATCCTTCACGCGCCGACGCCGCGCGGTGCGAGTTCGGGCCAACCGGTCCGCCGCCCGACCAGAACAGACCGACATATCCACCAGCAACGACAGAGGTAACACGCGTGGCGAACATCAAGTCTCAGATCAAGCGCAACCGCACCAACGAGAAGAACCGGCAGCGCAACGTGTCGGTGAAGTCGGCACTGCGTACCTCGATCCGAAGCTTCCGCGAGGCCGTCGAGGCCGGCGACAAGGACAAGGCCACCGAGCTCGGCCAGGCCGCGAGCCGCAAGCTCGACAAGGCCGCCAGCAAGGGTGTCATCCACGCGAACCAGGCCGCCAACAAGAAGTCGGCCATCGCTCTCGCGGTCAACAAGCTCTGAGCTGACCCACCCCGACCCCCGGGTCGTCCCGGCGCATAGCGCGCCGCCATATGTTCATACTCACGATCACCCCGGCAGCATCCACGCGGTTGCCGGGGTGATCGTCGTTCTTCTCTGCTGATAGATACCGCCCGCCCGGCCGCGCGCGGTTGAGTCGCTCCCGCCGATCCACTGAAAGAGACTCAGACAGTCGGCACTAGGTGTCGCCTGGCGATACCCAGTGCCGGCTCAGCTCCGGCGTCGACCGTCCGGCCGGAGATCCGCGACGGCCGCGACGGCGTGGGTCAGCGCATAGTCGGCGTCTGCCGCCTGTCCTTTGACGTCGCCGTTCAGCTTG
The sequence above is drawn from the Gordonia rubripertincta genome and encodes:
- the rpsT gene encoding 30S ribosomal protein S20, whose product is MANIKSQIKRNRTNEKNRQRNVSVKSALRTSIRSFREAVEAGDKDKATELGQAASRKLDKAASKGVIHANQAANKKSAIALAVNKL
- a CDS encoding alpha-E domain-containing protein, with the protein product MMLARNAESLYWIGRYVERADDMARILDVAVHQLLEDTTVDVDQQARLIIQVLGLEAPETDEELDVWSLTERVAYDADAVGSIVDLIRAARENARGAREVTSSELWECLNTTYNGLDAAERRSRRLGPHEFLSYVKNRAAMFAGLADATLSHDDGYRYLLLGRSVERVDMTIRMLLSRAGDRTSSPAWVNVLVSAGGHDTFLRTYRGVLDAENIVEFILLDRLFPRSIFHALSVAERNLGQLEKGPSRVGAQAEAQLLLGRARSSLEFLEPGELLDGLQERLVDLQDTCRAVNEAVTKQYFHVSPYVSWADTRVSDNQVIEESEL
- a CDS encoding alpha/beta fold hydrolase; translated protein: MAAVTAEPAESKKPATTITTVEAEDVAADVHRPDGTPRATIVLAHGAGGNRDAVILRAFADELASRGYVVARIDLPYRRRRPKGPPSPSTSPADRDGIRAACARFRNESDGPLFVGGHSYGGRQASMAVAEDGTDLADGLLLSSYPLHPPGKPDRLRTEHLPSITVPTLVVHGSTDPFGTTEEMAAAIGLIDAPTRIVELEKVGHDLNPKRKPTAQLTADAVDEFLMEESRA
- a CDS encoding transglutaminase family protein, with product MSWRLRVVHSTGFAYHSPVTSSYNEARITPRSDARQNVIVNRVETVPATRSYRYTDYWGTAVTAFDLHAPHEELEVSGMSVVETDAGQRPAEEDQASWEDIRSEATMDRYDEMLSNTTYVPKNRQLIAAAKKVAKGLTPGETVEALSRYVHEEMEYVPGTTGVHTTAVDAWNERKGVCQDYAHLTLVMLRGLGIPARYVSGYLHPKPNAAIDKTVQGQSHAWIEAWTGGWWGYDPTNDTPITEQHVSVGVGRDYADVSPLKGVYTGGGATDLDVVVEITRLA
- a CDS encoding circularly permuted type 2 ATP-grasp protein, whose protein sequence is MTPASTSTPAKKVARKSASAKTTTSSSSGKAASGRSGSSKSSGSGGRSGKSSGEENFTGNFGGYSKGPYGKAFDEMFDASGDVRTPYRGIYKAMADEDSSDLVEARVEALGRAYLDQGVTFSLSGKERPFPLDVVPRVISAGEWSKLEAGITQRVQALELFLDDIYGEQEILRDGVLPKRLVHSCEHFHRQAANIRPPNGVRIHVAGIDLIRDENGDFRVLEDNLRSPSGVSYVLENRRAMARVFPDLFSKHRVRAVADYPSHLLRALRASAAFNEADPNIVVLTPGVANSAYFEHSLLARLMGVELVEGRDLFCRDNVVYMRTTEGEQRVDVIYRRIDDDFLDPMQFRPDSMLGVAGLLNAARAGNVVISSAVGNGVGDDKLIYTYVPEIIEYYLGEKPSLQNVDTLRCWLPEECEEVLDRIDELVVKPVEGSGGYGIVFGPEATKAELDTLARKVRNDPRGWIAQPVVQLSTVPTKIGNEIRPRHVDLRPFAVNDGESVWVLPGGLTRVALPEGSLVVNSSQGGGSKDTWVLASRTSEAERELSGAKVVTTSGVAAARPADNAPDPVHTQTQQQQQGASSRSRSPGKQSQGLVGMTQQQGGDPR
- a CDS encoding type II toxin-antitoxin system PemK/MazF family toxin; protein product: MTSRNIRSRFRPTAEVARTISYHPELDGDADPGEIVWTWVAYEDDPSQGKDRPVLVVGRDANARTADDVLGLMLSSKDHHQDDDDWFAVGTGSWDSQNRPSFVRLDRVLVVDSDGIRREGAILDRRRFDAVADELRSRFGWR
- the lepA gene encoding translation elongation factor 4, translated to MVVNVRVHPRGVVPIPTFADQTFTDPARIRNFCIIAHIDHGKSTLADRMLQLTGVVEERQMRAQYLDRMDIERERGITIKAQNVRLPWQLDGDDYVVHLIDTPGHVDFTYEVSRALEACEGAVLLVDAAQGIEAQTLANLYLAMENDLTIIPVLNKIDLPAADPERYAAELAHIVGCEPEDVLRVSGKTGVGVGELLDEVIRKVPAPVGNADAPARAMIFDSVYDTYRGVVTYVRVVDGKIVPREKIQMMSTGATHELLEVGIVSPEPKATQGLGVGEVGYLITGVKDVRQSKVGDTVTSARNGASEALTGYREPRPMVYSGLYPMDGSDYPVLREALEKLQLNDAALTYEPETSVALGFGFRCGFLGLLHMEITRERLEREFNLDLISTAPNVVYRVVMEDGSEHIVTNPSDWPEGKTRHIYEPVVKTTVIAPSEFIGAIMELCQSRRGELGGMDYLSETRVELRYTLPMAEIIFDFFDSLKSRTRGYASLDYEEAGEQEADLVKVDILLQGEAVDAFSAIVHREAAYAYGNKMALKLRELIPRQQFEVPIQAAIGSKIIARENIRAIRKDVLAKCYGGDISRKRKLLEKQKEGKKRMKTIGRVEVPQEAFVAALSTDAAGDKPKGK